In one window of Coralliovum pocilloporae DNA:
- a CDS encoding TrmH family RNA methyltransferase, giving the protein MSEERPGLVKEITSLNNPLVKEIRALMQRKNREADGLFVTEGMKLVADAAEAGWPIRTLVYATKVKDHPLVEKLARTCKSGGGLVLEVTEAILSKITRRDNPQMVVGVFTQQWAELPVKTGESGDLWIALEGVKDPGNLGTVIRTADAVGARGVVLVGETTDPFGVEAVRATMGSIFHVPLAKVSVAEFSSWRSSWSGQLVGTHLKGAVDYRSVDYAQPTMLLMGNEQSGLPDNVAELCDKLILIPMAGKADSLNLAIATAVTAFEIRRNHLSL; this is encoded by the coding sequence ATGTCTGAAGAACGCCCGGGTCTCGTCAAGGAAATCACCAGTCTCAATAACCCGCTGGTGAAAGAAATCCGCGCCCTGATGCAGCGGAAAAACCGTGAAGCCGACGGCCTGTTTGTGACCGAAGGCATGAAGCTGGTGGCCGATGCGGCAGAAGCTGGCTGGCCAATCAGGACGCTTGTCTACGCCACCAAAGTCAAGGACCATCCACTGGTGGAAAAACTGGCGCGGACCTGCAAGTCCGGTGGCGGTCTTGTCCTTGAGGTGACAGAGGCTATTCTGTCGAAAATCACCCGTCGGGATAATCCCCAGATGGTCGTGGGTGTTTTCACCCAGCAATGGGCCGAGCTGCCTGTGAAGACTGGAGAAAGCGGTGACCTCTGGATCGCGCTTGAAGGGGTCAAAGACCCCGGGAACCTCGGCACGGTGATCCGCACGGCTGATGCTGTCGGAGCCAGAGGGGTGGTTCTGGTGGGTGAGACAACAGACCCGTTCGGCGTGGAAGCGGTTCGGGCGACCATGGGCTCAATCTTCCATGTGCCGCTGGCGAAGGTCAGTGTGGCGGAATTCTCATCCTGGCGTTCATCCTGGTCCGGACAGCTGGTCGGTACGCATCTGAAGGGTGCTGTTGATTATCGCTCGGTTGATTATGCACAGCCCACCATGCTGCTGATGGGCAATGAGCAATCCGGGTTGCCTGACAATGTGGCGGAGCTTTGCGACAAGCTCATTCTCATTCCTATGGCAGGAAAGGCGGATAGCCTTAATTTGGCCATCGCAACAGCCGTGACAGCCTTTGAAATCCGCCGGAATCATCTGAGCTTATGA
- a CDS encoding cobalt-precorrin-6A reductase — MPISRPDHVLILGGTRDSAHLAGLLTEQGIPVTTSLAGRTRSAKALAGQVRVGGFGGVDGLIAWMKDHGVSHLVDATHPFAAKISHNAYEAAQKGNIPLCRLNRPEWQARDGDAWHHVSDHDSARLALEPYKRVFLAIGRLELAGYSNCRDHWFLMRMIDDPGPIARPDGEIILSRPASAVEDEIHLMDKHRVDCLITKNAGGSASYAKIEAARQLGLPVIMIDRPSLPECFTTESAEGAFDWLTS; from the coding sequence TTGCCCATCTCCCGGCCTGATCATGTGCTCATATTAGGTGGCACACGGGATTCAGCCCATCTGGCTGGTTTACTCACGGAACAGGGCATTCCTGTCACGACCTCTCTGGCCGGGCGGACCCGGTCGGCAAAAGCCCTCGCTGGCCAGGTGCGGGTTGGTGGATTTGGTGGTGTTGACGGGCTGATCGCCTGGATGAAGGACCATGGTGTCAGTCATCTGGTGGACGCAACCCATCCCTTTGCGGCCAAGATCAGCCACAATGCCTATGAAGCCGCACAGAAGGGAAATATTCCTCTCTGTCGTCTCAACCGCCCTGAATGGCAGGCAAGAGATGGGGACGCCTGGCATCATGTGTCAGATCATGACAGCGCGCGCCTTGCGCTTGAGCCCTATAAACGTGTTTTCCTTGCCATTGGTCGTCTGGAACTGGCTGGCTACAGCAACTGCCGGGATCACTGGTTCCTGATGCGAATGATTGATGATCCGGGACCGATTGCCCGACCAGATGGCGAGATCATTCTGTCCCGTCCAGCCAGCGCAGTAGAGGACGAAATCCACCTGATGGACAAGCACCGGGTCGACTGTCTTATCACCAAGAATGCCGGTGGGTCAGCGTCTTATGCCAAAATTGAAGCCGCCCGGCAGCTCGGCCTTCCAGTCATCATGATTGACAGACCATCGCTGCCAGAATGCTTCACCACGGAAAGCGCTGAGGGCGCGTTCGACTGGCTCACATCATAA
- a CDS encoding cobalt-precorrin-5B (C(1))-methyltransferase, which yields MAKKPEGPLKRGWTTGACATAATKAAYQALLTGQFPDPVTITLPKGETPAFALAREDLSDGCAEAGVIKDAGDDPDVTHGALVLSRVRHGVEGSGVTFKAGTGVGMVTRPGLPIPPGEPAINPVPRSLMTGVIENLAEEHGHSGDVEIEISIPTGEKLAEKTWNPRLGILGGLSILGTTGVVVPFSCAAWIHSIHRGIDVARAEGRDHVAGSTGSTSEKAVQQALDLPLTALLDMGDFVGGMLKYLRQNPVPKATIAGGFAKLSKLAQGHMDLHSGRSQVDFDWLSGVISEDGLGANLAEQALGANTAMEVLQMAGDRAPDLALSVARRAQTEARRILKDAPISVGIFVVDRKGNCLAHLPA from the coding sequence ATGGCAAAAAAGCCTGAGGGCCCGCTCAAGCGTGGCTGGACAACGGGAGCCTGCGCGACAGCGGCGACGAAAGCCGCTTATCAGGCTCTGTTGACCGGGCAATTTCCTGATCCCGTCACAATCACCCTGCCAAAGGGAGAGACGCCAGCTTTTGCGCTGGCGCGGGAAGACCTGTCAGACGGCTGTGCTGAAGCCGGGGTGATCAAGGATGCGGGTGATGATCCTGATGTGACCCATGGCGCACTGGTTCTCTCCCGCGTGCGCCATGGAGTTGAAGGCAGCGGCGTCACGTTTAAGGCTGGCACCGGTGTCGGCATGGTGACCCGGCCCGGGCTGCCCATTCCACCCGGTGAACCTGCCATCAACCCGGTTCCCCGCAGCCTGATGACCGGGGTGATTGAAAACCTTGCAGAAGAACATGGCCATTCCGGTGATGTGGAGATTGAAATCTCCATTCCAACCGGAGAAAAACTGGCTGAGAAAACCTGGAACCCGCGCCTCGGCATTCTCGGCGGTCTTTCCATTCTCGGCACAACGGGTGTTGTTGTGCCGTTCTCATGCGCAGCCTGGATCCATTCCATCCATCGCGGCATCGATGTGGCCCGCGCCGAAGGCCGTGATCATGTGGCAGGCAGCACCGGCTCCACATCGGAAAAGGCCGTCCAGCAGGCGCTTGACCTGCCTCTGACAGCGCTTCTTGATATGGGTGATTTCGTCGGAGGCATGCTCAAATATCTGCGACAGAACCCGGTGCCCAAGGCAACGATTGCAGGCGGATTTGCCAAACTGTCAAAACTGGCGCAGGGCCATATGGACCTTCACTCAGGCCGTTCTCAGGTGGATTTCGACTGGCTTTCCGGAGTGATCTCGGAAGACGGCCTCGGGGCTAATCTGGCCGAACAGGCCCTTGGAGCCAACACGGCCATGGAAGTGTTGCAGATGGCGGGGGACAGAGCGCCGGACCTTGCCCTCTCCGTGGCCAGGCGCGCACAGACAGAAGCCCGCAGGATACTGAAAGATGCGCCGATATCAGTGGGCATCTTTGTTGTCGACCGGAAGGGGAACTGTCTTGCCCATCTCCCGGCCTGA
- the cobA gene encoding uroporphyrinogen-III C-methyltransferase gives MDTAFANLPEFEQGWVWLVGAGPGDPGLLTLHAMNGIRQADVIVYDALVDESVLSLARPDCKLEYAGKRGGRPSPKQRDISLRLVELAQQKLRVLRLKGGDPFVFGRGGEEALTLVDADVPFRIVPGISAGIGGLAYAGIPVTHRDVNQCVTFLTGHDQTGQSPQKINWTALAQGSPVIVMYMAIKHIGTIRDNLIAGGRSPSEPVAIVTDATLPTMRVVETTLEHAEQAIRDNDLAPPAIVVIGGVVDLRKSLDWLGAMGSRVLQSDPLGTRSTDLTA, from the coding sequence ATAGATACGGCCTTTGCCAACCTGCCTGAATTCGAGCAGGGCTGGGTCTGGCTGGTGGGTGCCGGGCCGGGTGACCCCGGACTTCTGACATTGCATGCCATGAATGGCATCCGTCAGGCGGATGTCATCGTCTATGATGCGCTGGTTGATGAGAGTGTTCTGTCTCTCGCCCGCCCGGATTGCAAACTGGAATATGCCGGGAAGCGTGGTGGGCGGCCATCACCCAAGCAGCGGGATATTTCCCTGCGCCTTGTGGAACTGGCCCAGCAGAAGCTTAGGGTTCTGCGGCTGAAGGGCGGTGATCCCTTTGTCTTCGGGCGTGGTGGTGAAGAAGCGTTGACCCTGGTTGATGCGGATGTCCCGTTTCGGATTGTACCGGGCATTTCCGCCGGTATTGGTGGCCTGGCCTATGCTGGCATACCGGTCACCCATCGGGATGTGAACCAGTGCGTGACCTTCCTGACCGGTCACGATCAGACCGGACAATCACCGCAGAAGATCAACTGGACGGCTCTTGCCCAGGGTTCTCCCGTGATTGTCATGTATATGGCGATCAAGCATATCGGCACCATCCGCGATAATCTGATTGCCGGTGGCAGAAGCCCGAGCGAACCGGTGGCCATTGTCACCGACGCAACACTCCCCACAATGCGCGTGGTTGAAACCACTCTGGAACATGCTGAACAGGCGATCCGGGACAATGACCTGGCTCCTCCTGCCATCGTCGTGATCGGTGGTGTGGTTGATCTGAGAAAATCTCTCGACTGGCTTGGAGCTATGGGCAGCCGTGTGCTCCAGTCAGATCCGCTTGGAACCCGCAGCACAGATCTGACGGCTTAG